The genomic region GCTAAGTCCATACTCGGCTCTCCTCAGTTGACATCTCCGGCTCGTCTGCTGCCGGTTTGACTGCCTTTCGTCGAATCGGAGGAGTCCACCTCCTCTGCACCTCCGTTCCCTCGACAATCCTTCGGGCCTGCTCATAAAACTCAATCGCCCGACGGTAGTTTTTCTGCTTCTGATAGATGCGGGCCGCAAGCATCAGGCCGGACACGGTCGGCCGAACGGACAGCACCGGCTCCAGCACCTGCAGGGCCTCTCCGCAGCGTCCCGCCTGAATCAGCGCGTGGGCCTGACGCGTCCGCATCCACAACCCGTTGCCGAAATGCTCCGCCAGATACGCATAAATCTGGGCGGCATATCCCCAATCTCCCTCCTGCTGAACCTGTTCAGCCGCCGCCAGAAAATGGTCAAATCGAAACGGATATTCTTCAAACTTCGGCTTTCGAACGGAAAAACCCCCCGCCTGCAAAGACGCCCGCAGCGGCAGATGTCCATACTGCCGGCGCACCCGCCGGAGTTCCTCTGTTCGGAAAACCGCTCCCCAGCACGTTTCCGTCGCTTCGACCAGCTCAAAGGCCTGATAGGGCTGCCGGCACTCCAGCAGCGGACAAAGCGACCGCTCCAGCCAGGCCGCCTCATCCATCTCCGCCGCCAGTCCCGTCGGCACCAGCGCGGTATAGGCCCCTTCACAGACCGCCAGCATTCGGTCCACACGCTTTTCAAGGGAAGAAGCCGGCTCCGCCGGCACCACAACCACATTCGGCACCGCCGGCCGCCATCCGGACGCCTGCTCCGGACCGAGCGCCACATAAATCTGCTGCGGATAAAAGGTATGGGACCACAAATCACGAAGCGTTTGCTCCAGCAAGGCATCCGCACGTTCAGCCAGAACCAAAACCGACAAATCCTCCACACACGGCCAGGGTTTGGGCGGACGAGTCGTGCGGATAGTCAGCACATTCCGCAAATAGTCCTGGACATTCTTTCGGCGCTGAACGGAAATCCGGTCGCACTCCCCAACCGGCCCGTAATATTCCCCCGTAATCTGGGGGACGTGCAGAAAATCCGTATAAAAACACAGTTTGCGATTCAAATCCCAGTCAATCAGCACATTCAGGTTTTCGTTGTATCCTCCCGCCCGCTCCAGCAGGTCTTTTCGATGCATCACACTCACATGCAGGACGTGATTAAACTGAAGCATCAGCATCCGGTCGAAGTCCCGCGAGATTTCCAGATTTTTTGCCAGCGCAATCCGCCGCCCGTCCGGCTTGACCCGGCAGTGCACCTTATACAAATCGCTGTAAACAGCGCCGCAGCGGTCCTGGCTCTCGATCGCTTCGACCAGCCGCTGAACGTGATGCGGATAAAACTTGTCATCATCCCCCAAATAACAAATGTACTCGCCGCGGGCATGAGCCAGGGCCTCGTTAAACGAATAGGGAAGTCCTCGATTCTCCGAGCGATTGATAAAGGTCAGCCGCCGGTCATCAAATCGACGCACCACCTCCTCGACATCCGCCCCGCCGTCCCGGACCAGCACCACCTGCAGATGCGGCCAGGTCTGCCTGAAAATACTTTCGAGCGCCTCGGCCAGGTATTGCGGCCGGTTGTATGTACTGATCAGGATACTGACCAGCGGACCATGTTGGGGACGTCGAAATGTCATCCTCTCACGAATCCGATTTCTCTGTGGTCTTCGGGGTTGCCCATGAAATAGTCAATCGTTCAACGGCCTCCAAAACGTCCTCCGGCTTGACCGGACAGACAGAAACAACAGCGGCTCCTTTTTTCATCGGCCAGCAATCCCACGAATTCCTGCCCAGATAGACCACCGGCAGCTGAATGGCAGCCGCCAGGGCCGCAATTTCCTCATCCTCACTGATGAGCAAATCACACTGCCGAAGAACCGTCGCGATTTCTCGAGCCGTCAGCTTCCCGCGAAGGTCTTTGGCCTCCTGCGCCGCTGCACCGCCTCCTCCTCCCACATACAGAAGCCCCGCACCCCATTTCTCTTTCAGCTGGCGGCTCAGTTCCGCCGACTGAACGGACAGCCAGCTGGACGAATCCGTCGAAATCGGTGCCAGGGCAATTCGCGGATGAGCCAGTTTTGACAGACCGAATCGCTGCGTGCGGACAAAATCAAAACTGTTTAAGATAATTTGAGGTGTCTGCTGCTGTTCCAGGCGAACTCCCAGTTGTCCCGCCGCATCAAACATCCAGTCCATACCGGCTCCTTTCTGCGGAGCTCCCCGCAGGTAAATCACTTTGTCAAAGGATTCCTTCAGCTCCCCGGCATCTCCATAAGCCAACCCGTGCACGCCGGGATGCCCGATGTATAAATCTGCATATTCATGACAGATTGTAATCTCCTGTTCCGATGCGGCAGCTTGTGCATAAATCCGAACAGCCGGCTGAGCCCACAGCGCCGGCAGCAAACCGGCCGGCGGAACAAGCAGAACCTTCATCCGTTTGGTTCCGGTGCCGTCTGACAAAATCGGCTGAGTCGGCTCACCGGACAACGGAGCGGAATCCTCCGTCAAAAAGGGACGGCGGACGGACTCCTTCCCGAACAAGAACAAACCGTTCCTGCTTCCGCCGGTCCCGCGGCTGTTCCTGAAATGGCTGAGAGCCGCTGAGCCGCCTCGAGGGCCTTCCTGGCCAGCTCCTCAATAGAGTCCGACGCCGAAACAGAGGAAGATTTGGCAGGCGCCGGCTCCTGCGGCCTCGGTTCGAAAGAAGCCCCCGAGGGAACAGAACCGCTGATGACAGAAGGACTTTGAACACTTGCCGCCGGTTCAACAGACGGCTGAGATTCATACGGAACCCCGCCGGAACGAAGCGAAATCTGATGTTCTATCTCCGAAAGGACTCGAACCAGCGGCAGATAAACCTGAACCGGACAGCAGCGGTTGACGACCCACTCCCGGTACCGCCGCGGCTCATACGCCCCTTCAAGAATCTGTCGGCAGAAATCCTCCGCCAGCACAAACACAAACTCCTTTTCCACAAACTCGCAGACGCCCGGGAACTGATGCACAACCGGACGAAGCCCCGCCGCCATCGCCTGCAGAACCCCCGGCATCGCCCGCCCGTCCACCGCCGTGGAAAGAATATAGTGCTTGTCCTTCAGCCACCGTGCCCAGCTGCGGGGAACCCCATCCAGAATCACCGCATTGTCCAGCCCCATCGTTTCAATCATCGATTCCACATAGGCACGAATCGTCTCATCTTCAAACTCGCCGGCCAGATACAGCCGCATATCGGCATCCAGATAATGCAGCTTCTGCATACATTGCAGCAGAAACATCGGATTCTGATGCGCCGTCCAGGGTCCTATGGCCGCCAGCCGCTTGCCTTTTCGCCGCTCTGTAAAACCAATCGTTTCGGGATCCACGCTCGGCCCCATGGACAAAACCTGCATAGACGAAGGAAGGGTCCCCAAACGCAGGCGAATCTGTTCTGCCGCCGCCTGGGAAGGAACAAACAAAGCCCGGATTCCCATCCAGTCAATCTGTTCCAGAGCGGGGTGATTCAGGTCTTCATAGTCCAGGAAAAGAATGGCAGGAGCATGCGGATCGCGTCCTTCCAGCAGGGCTCGGCCGATGCCCACAAAAATCGGAATGCTCCGCACATAAACTTCATCCGGCACCGCCGGCGGCTGTCCCCCCACAATCAAACGGATCGGATAGCGCAGTCCAAGATAGTCCTTGAGCCCCTCCAGACGACGTTCCTGCTCTGCATAGAGAAAAACCGCCGTCCGTTTGCTGCGGATAATCTCAATCATCGGACGCAGGATTTCCTGATTCGGCGCCAGCCGCAGCGAATACAGCAGCATTTCAATCGCCGGCCCAAATGCATGCTTTTCCACAAAACAATTGGCGATTCGATTCAGCGTATCTACATTCAGGATTTCCCGGTCCGCCATCTCGTCCAGCAGTCCGACCGCCTGTTCCGGCTGACGCTCCGCCAAATATGCTTCACAAAGGTTAAAAAGAACCTGGGTGAGCATCTCTCCCTGACTGTGCAAACGGGCTTTTTGGAAATGCTCGATGGCCTCCCGCCCCCGATGAAGACAGTACAGAATTGTACCGGCATCATTCAGGGCCTCGGGGTCATTGGGGTTCTCTCTCAAATACCCCTCCAAAAGCCCTAAGGCCTGCTCATATCGTCCCCCTTCCGCCAATTCCGTCGCCTGCATCAGCACTTTTCTATCCATTCCCGCCATTGTTCAACTCCCTTAATTGATTTTTGGGTCCGCAGTGTTCCTCCTTTTCTTGTGCAAATTCTATGCCTTAAAGTCAAAATCGCATTTTTGAGAGAGAAAAGACCAAATCCTGCCGCGTAAAATTAAGAAATGTCAAAAGTTCAAACACCCCCCCTCAGACGCAGGCAGTTGAAGCTTCCGTCTGCCTTGCCGCTGCTTTGAACGGCTGATTCTCAAAAGAAGCCAAAAGCTCATCTACAAGCCGCAGAGTACGACTTAAAGGATATCGCCTCTCCACAAACTCTCGATAAGCATTCGGCTCATATAGGTCCGATAATATCTGCCCGCAAAACTCTTCAGGAGTTGTAAACAGGTACTCCTGCCCGTAGATTTCCTCCGCACCCGGAAAATGATGGATAACCGGCTTTAGTCCTGCCGCCATTGCCTCGAGTATCCCCATTCCCTGGCTTTCAATAACACTGGCAGACACTAAATAATGCTTATCCGCAAGCCAGGAATCTATATCTTCCACCCAGCCGTGAAAATGAACAACCTCCTCGAGCCCCAGAATTCGGACTTGATGCTCCAGATACTGCTTCAAAAGCAAATCATCCAACTTGCCGGCAATGTGGAGATGATATTCCGGGTCAATCTGGTGCAATTCATACATACACTGGAGCAAAAACATCGGATTCTTTACCAAGCGAAGGTTGGCAATAAAAGCTATATTTTTCCCTTTTTCCCGCCGAATGAACGGAATCTTATCCACATCCACCCCGTTTGGAATCCGGACAATTGCTGTCTGCTTACGAATATCCGGCACCCAATGTTCCAGGGCCCGGAGTACATAGGAATTGCCTACCGTGACCAGCACATCCACATTCGGCCAATGAATCTGCTTCGGCCAGGGCAAATAGGCTTCATACCGATGAAGTCGAACGATAATGCGGCAGGTCTTTGGAAAGTTTGTGCCGATCTGGGCCAGATTGCTCGCCCACTCGAACCAGGAAATATCACTCCAGTTCATCAGCGACCGGATTTCATCGGACCGGCTGCCGCTGAACACGCGAACCGGGTAGCGCTGCTGCAGGTAGGACAAAATCGGCTTCAAAAACGTATCTCCATCGGCCCCGCAGAAAAAGGCAATTTTCGGACGATGAACTTTTAACTGCTCAATCGGCTCATCAAAAACAGAAGGAGTTTTCGAAACCGCCCGCCCCATCTGAAAGACCTCCATTGCGGAGGCCGGCTCCTGCCGGCGGAGGAAACAACCGGCAGCTTCCAGCACCAGGGAGTCATTCCAGCAGCCCTCATTCCGCATCATCCGAAAAAGCCGGACTGCCTCATCAGGACGGTTCAGCTTCAGCCAAGCCGCAGCCAAATCCGCCGGAGCTTCCTTGGGTCCATCCAGCAAAGAAAGGCATCGCTGAAAGCACCGAACGGCCCCCCGGAAATCTCCCTGCTGCATCGCCAGCCGTCCCGCCAGATGCCAGCCGGGCCCGTAGGTCGGGCGTGCCTTCAAAAACTCCCCAATTTGACGCCGAGCCGAATCAATTCGTCCGTCTTTAGCCGACTGAACGGCCTGCTGATACAGCTGCGTTGGAGAAGCCATTCCTGTCATTTCATGTCCTTCTATTGAAGAAAATCCAGCAGAGAGGTTGAAAAAATCTTTGACGCCGCCGTCAGCGACATCTCATAGAGCAGCTGATGACGCGCCAAATCAATAGACAATTGTGTGATATCCGCATCCAGCAGACGGCTGACCTCGTCTTCTGAATTGACTTTCATATCCTCCATACTGTCTTTCAGATTGCTGAGCGTTTCAATGCGGCCTCCGATAATCGGAAACGACCGCACCAGTTTCTGTTCAACCTCCTGCATGGACGCCAGAGTCGCGCCCATCAGACTGTCCAGCGTTTTGTCATCCAGATTCTGCGTATTGTTCAGCAAATCTCTGGCGTAAATCAAAATATTAAAAATATCATACGTTCCGGGAACACGAATCGGCTCCGTGCCGGTCTGTTTAATTCCGGTGGCATCCACATAGAGGACTTCCCCCGTCTCGGAATGGACGACGGCTGCATTGGTTTCCGTCCCGTCCACCGTTACCCAGCTGGCTCCGCCGTCAATCGACAATTGGTAATTGCCCGGACTGCCGGCTACAGTCAAATAAACATCTCCCCGAACACTCGAGGTGCCGGTGCCGGCGGCGGCACCGGTTGACCCGTAAAAAACCGGAGTCTGACGGGTATCATCCCGAAACAGCCGATCTCCGACCAGCAGAGCCGAAATCTCCATTCCCTCAATAATTTCGACATTCTGTTCCTGCTGACTGCCCTGATAGGTCACGCGGACAATCTGCCCATTGCTGTCCCGTTCAACCTGATAAGGTGCTTGTTCCGATTTCGCTCCGGCAAACAAATACTGGCCAAGCCGCTCAGAATTGGCAAATGAAACAATTTGTTCCAGCGCATTATTCAGTTCCGTCGCCAACGTACGCCGCACCTGGGTACTCGTTGTGCCGGACATCGTAGATGCCATCGAAGCCCGGGCATTCGCCAATTCACTCATAATGCTCTGAACAACAGATGAACTTAAATCCAAAATGCTGATAGCCTCCTCCATCGTTTTTAAATAAACCTCTTTTTCTCGCTTATCCGTCTGGAAACCGAGGATCTGGTTTCCGCGGCTCGGATCATCCGAAACCCGGTTAAGGTCCTGCCCCGTGGCCGCCTTCTGCTGAAGAACACTCAGGGCCCCCGAATGGCGGCTGATGGCCCAGTAGGTGGCCTTAAATATAGATTCCAAGGAATAACTCATCGCTTATCCTCGCTTGATTCCTTCACAAAATTCTTCGAACCGCACCTCTGAACCGAAGGCGTTTTCAGGACAAAATAGTCATAATCGTGTCAATGGAGTCGTTCACGGAATTCAGATATTTGGCCATGGCCTGAAACATCCGTTCATAGATAACCATCAACCCGGCCTGTTCATTGACATCCACACTGCTGATATTGTCGCGCTGCTCCTCCAGACTTCGCAGAATTTCCTGTGTATTGCTTTGCTGCATATCCAGAACGGAAATCTTCTGTCCGACATCCACCGCCAGCTGCCGATAATATTCCTTGGTCGTCATTCCGTTCAGTGCCGTCAGGGTTTGGTCTCCCAGACTTGCCATTGCCAGGCAGTTCCGGTTGTCCGTACCTTCTACGCCGGTCGAAACGGCAATTCGAGAGGCGTCCGAGCGAATATCATCCGTCACATCAATCGAGGAGGCGTCCCGCCCGCTGAAGAAACAGTTGATGCCCACGGCCGCCAGAAAACCCGATGTATCCGAATTGGCCAGGGCTTCAATGTTAATGACGTCACCGTCGTTTAAATACCCCGGGCTGGACCCGTTTGTTCCCAGCGTAATGGAAATTCCCTGCTCCAGCGGAATGGCCGTCCCCGGAACATACTCCTGCCCCAGCTGAACCGTCGCTACGACACTGCCTGAGCCGTCCCGAACTTCCAGCGACATTGTTCCGTTTCCAATCGCCAGCGTCTGACCGGGCGGATTGGTGTGGACGGTGCAGGTGTACGTCTGATTGACGGTACCGGTATATTGACCGGAGATGGCAATCGTCGGCGGTTTCTGGTCGTCACCCGGGCCGGCGCCCGCCAAAACAGGAGGAACGGTCGACGTCGGCGCCGTTAAAACCCCCGGAAGAAAATCGAATTTATAGCCGGTATTGGCCACAATCTGAAGACGCCCTGCATACAAACCCGTTGCCTCATCCAGTCCCGGAATCGACGCCAGGTCCGCTGCCACGCTTTCCAATGTGCTGGTTTCATCCACCGTGACTGTATAGCGAGTGGAAACACCGTCCGGGTCAATCACCCGAACATAAATTGTCCCCGACGTCACCGGCGGCACAAATTCCGCGACACTGCTTTCCGTCATCGTCCAGCCCGTCAGACTCGTAAACGAGCCGCTCGAACCGATGCCCTGGACATGCAGGCGGTTGATTTCCGAAATCAGCGTCACCGCCAGCGTATCCAGCTTCTCCATAAAATCCGCCAGTGTTTCATTCCGCAGCTCAAAAATAGCCCCCAATGTCCCCGATTGCAAAACGGTTTCGTACTGCTCCGTGCCGGCCGCAGCAATTCCCAGCAGGGTCTGCCCCCCCTCCTCCACCAAACCAAGCCGAATCGCACAGACATTTGAACCAATGACAATCGGAGTATCCGCCACCGCTACATCCACCACCCCATAATCACGGGTGGTGGTTCGAACCGTCACATATTCTCCCATCTGCCCAATCAGCAGGTCCCGCTGGTCCATCAGATTTCCGCACTCCTGCCCTTGAACCTGAAGAGAAAAAATCTCCTGATTCATCTGAGCAATCTGTTCTGCCAGCTGATTAATCTTCGAGACAACCTCCTGACCCTCTGTATAAAGAGAATCCTGAAGACTGTTGACAATGGAGGCGAGGTTTCGGAATTGACTGGTTAGTGTCTCCGCCGATGCCAGCACGGAGGTCTGATAGTTGACATCCTGCGGCCGAAGAGACAGGTTATAAAGAGAGGCATAAAAATTATCCAGACTTTCACTGATGCTGCTCAGCGACAGCTCCCCCATCGCACTTTCCACCACCCTCAGACCATCCAGTTTTCGGGACAGTGAGGATAAAGTGGAGTTGTACTGAAGCAGCTGCGCCTCCAGAAATTCATCCATTTTGCGCCGGATACCGGCAAAATCCACCCCCTGTCCGGTCATCACGCCGTTCATATAGGAATCCCGAGCCGGCCGCAAATCCACCTGCTGGCGGTGATAGCCCGGCGTGGCGGCGTTCGCCAGATTGTTGCCGATGACATTCAGCGCCTTTTGCGCTGCGCTGATTCCGCTCATCCCTATATCATAACCGGCCATCGTCCGCGTTCCTTCCTGCTGTCTTTCTCTATCCTTTCATCTTGACCAGCCCGGTTGAGTTCATTCCACCGACACGGCCGTGCGCATCATACAGTCCTCCCCCCGCCGGCTGCCCCGTGAGAACTTCCAGCAGCCGCCGATTCAGCCGCGCGCATTCACGAACCAGAAGCTCCGTCGCCAGATGCTGCCGACGAAGACGAGCCGTCAGTTCCTTCAGGCGTTCCTGCCGCTCCCGCAGCGGCACCTGCTGCATAGGCTCACATCGTCGGCAAATCTCCGACAGACACACCTGTTCAACCCGGCAGCCCATCGCCGCGGCGAACTGCTCCATCAAATGCCGACGGCGGGTTTCCATTTCGGAACCGATCCGTCCTTCCTCGTCCAGCTGCTCCCGCATCCGCTCGAGAGCCCCGGTGTCCCGCCGAATCAGAGCCCGGCGAAACTCATCCAGGAAGACCAATACCCGCTCCAGTGCCAGCGCCTGGCAGTCCAGATAGACCAGAAGTTCATCAACCTGCTGTCGGCTGATCGGCTTCATAATCGCTCATCCAATCCGGCCGGACCCGCCGAGTCGGCCGCATCCCTAAAAGATTCTTCTCTCATCCACTGCTGAACCATTTCTTTCCACAGCCCCACGCCGCCTTCCCGCGAAACCTGCTCTCCCAGAAACATCCAGAACATACTTTGAATTTGTTCTCTGAATCCGGTCTCCTCTCCTTCCTCCTCGTCATTGACTTCAAGGGATTCTGTGGCCTCTTTCATCTGTTTAAAAACCTGCTGGAGGAGTATCCCTTCAAACTGTTTGGCCGTTTCCTCCAGCTCTTTGGTTCGACCGACCGACTCCTGCCCTGCTCCCAGACGCTCGACAGCCGTCAACGAAGGCAAAGGCACAGGAGGAATCAGAGAATCAGATGGAAACTCTATCGGCATCACATCATCTCCAGCTTGGCCTGCAGGGCTCCGGCTCGGTTCAAGGCGTCAAAAATGGATATCAAATCCCGCGGTGAAGCCCCGATGGCATTCAAGGCCCGAGCCAGCTCCTCCACCGTTACCGTTCGGGGAACCGAAATGAGATACCCCTGCCGTTCCTCTACCGAGAGTGCAGTATCGTCAATGACGGCGGTCGTAGCCGACTCCGTAAACGGCGTTGTCGGCTGGGATACGTACTGCTGCTCTTTGATTTTGACCACCAGGTCACCCTGCGCAACGGCTGTCTCAGAAATACTCACCGTTCCGCCGACGACAATCGTTCCCGTCCGTTCATTGATCACGACAATCCCCGGCAAATCCACCTCCACCTCCAACTGCAGCAGCGAATCCACAAATTTCAGGATATCGGCATCCGCTACCGTATCGGGAATCCGCACCCGTATCGTCCCGGGGTCCTCCGCAAAAGCAGACTCCGGATACAGCCGGTCAATGGCCGCCCGAATCCGCTCTGCCGTCGTAAAGTTGTGATGCCGCAGCGACAGCGTGATATACCGCTGATTGCCGATCAATTGAACAAATCGGGATGTCTCCGCCCGCTCCACATAGGCACCGTTCGGAATCCGCCCGACTGTGGGATGATTTTTGGCGACCTTGCTGCCGGTCTTGCCTTCCACGGTCCACGAACTGGTTGAGACCGACGCCACCCGCGCCACAGCATAGACTTCGCCGTCCAGTCCTTTCAGTTCCGTCGCCAGCAGTGTCCCGCCCTGCAGACTCTTGGCGGCACCCAAAGCGGAGATGTTAATATCAATAAGAGAACCTTCCCGGTCCCACGGCCCCAGTTCCGCCGTAACCATCACAAGGGCGATATTCTCCGACCGAAGCATCTCCGGAGACAAACTCACCTGCCCTTCCCGCTGGAGAAGACTGGTGAGCATTTGAGCACTGGGCAGCGACCCGTCGCCGGTTCCGTTCAGGCCGACAACCAATCCCGTTCCGAACAGCGGGTTTCCACGAATCCCGTGCACCTGCACAATGTCAGCGACGCGGGCTGCAAAACCGACAGTCGCCCATCCTGCCAGGCAAAGGAGGGCAGCGGCCGATTTCTGTATTCTGCTGACGGTCTTCATTCTCATTGTCCTCTTTAGAACGGCCAGATTTTATCGAGAAATTTCCCCAGCCAGCCGGGTTTGGTAAAATCCTTTGTGACCCCTTCATTGACGGCAATCATCTGAAAATTCGCCACCTGTTCACTGCGAATCGTATTGTCAAAACTGATATCGCGCGGACGAACAATCCCGCTCACCTGAATCGTCTGGGTGTCGCCGTTTAACTCCCGCGTCCGCGTGCCCATCACCACCAGATTGCCGTTCGGGTGAATATCCATCACGACGACGGTAATTCGGTCTTCGATTTTCCGTTCGTCCTTGTAGTCCGACTTTCCGCTCAGACTTTTGCTTGAATCGACATCCACCTTAACCTTGCTGACGTTCGGAAGGATATGGCCGACTGAGATATCATCCCCGCCCAAATCAAAACTCCGATCGCTGGTACGGCTCAAATCCTGCTTGACCTTGTTGTCCACCTTGTGAATTTCGCTGATAATAATCGTCAGGACATCTCCAATCTGATTGGCCTTGTCATCCGCATACATCGGCTTGGCGGCGGTTGTCCGTTTGGCCCAAATCGAACCTGCCTGAAGCGAGCCGGAAGACAAGAGAAGCACCATCAGGACGAATCCGCAGTACCGGGCATGTTCAAACCAGTCTCTCTTCATTTGTTCTCCTTTTCCCATAAAGGCTGAACTGTGCCGTCCGCCATCACACGGCCCAGCACAATCCGTTCATCCGGACGTTGCCCTCGCTTGACCCGGATTATCTGGCCTTCCGCACCTTCATCGAGGGCCTCGCCGCCGGCGGTAATCTGCATCAGACCTGTATCAATTTTCAGCACAACCTTTTGGCGTCGCTGAACAAGAATCGGCGGTGCGGGCTTCTGAAGCCATTGGGGACGAATCACCGTTCCGGCTGAAATGGCCCGTCGGGCCGTCATCCCAACCACCTCGGCCAATTCCACCGTCTGCGGCTCCGGGGTCTCCGCTGTTTCCAAACGAACCGCCTGCGGAGAAATCACCTGGCCGACCGCAATATCCGACGCGGCAACGACCTGACGGCTGCGAAAGCGAACCTCAAATGGAATCAGAACACGGCTGATTTCCTGCCCATTTTCACGAAAGGACAAAATCACGGTCCGCCGACCCGGCGTCCGGTCGCTTCCCAAGAGCGGCACCACCTCACAGGATTTGCCGGCCTCCAACACACGGCCGGACAGCACTGTCGCCGCTTCCCCAATCACGGCATCCTGTCCGGCCAGCTGCGACTGAAGATACGCCCGGGCTGTTTCCAACAGCGATGCACCGCTCAGTTCCTGACCCTTTCGGCTCACCACAACTCGTTCCGCCCCCATCAGGCGAATCTTCTCCGGAGAGACTCCGCCTGCCGCCAGACAGCTGCGAATGGTCTGCTGGTCCAGCGTAATCTGCTGGCCCGGCATCGAAAAACGCCCCAGCGAAATCTTTCGAACAGCGGCCGCCAGGTCCTGTGACCCCTGCAGCAGACCGATTTGTCCTAATTCGATAACCTCTGTTTCAACCTGAGCGGCTCGAGGCAGATAAATCTCCAAACCGGCGTCCTGAGAAACCGCCGTGCACAGCAACACCCCGTTCAAAAGCATCCAAAGCTTCATTTGTTCA from Anaerohalosphaeraceae bacterium harbors:
- the flgA gene encoding flagellar basal body P-ring formation chaperone FlgA: MKLWMLLNGVLLCTAVSQDAGLEIYLPRAAQVETEVIELGQIGLLQGSQDLAAAVRKISLGRFSMPGQQITLDQQTIRSCLAAGGVSPEKIRLMGAERVVVSRKGQELSGASLLETARAYLQSQLAGQDAVIGEAATVLSGRVLEAGKSCEVVPLLGSDRTPGRRTVILSFRENGQEISRVLIPFEVRFRSRQVVAASDIAVGQVISPQAVRLETAETPEPQTVELAEVVGMTARRAISAGTVIRPQWLQKPAPPILVQRRQKVVLKIDTGLMQITAGGEALDEGAEGQIIRVKRGQRPDERIVLGRVMADGTVQPLWEKENK